Within the Pseudarthrobacter sp. W1I19 genome, the region TGATCGCCCATGGCGGCAAGGGTGGCCAGGATGTCGTCCGCCTCGTAGCCGGGCATCTTGATCGTCTTGATGCCCCAGGCCTCCATGACCTGGCCGATGAGGTCGATCTGGTTGTTCATCTCGCGGGGCGTCTCGTTGCGGCCGCCCTTGTAGTCGCTGTAGTCGGCCTTGCGGTGGGTGGTCTCATCCGAGACGTCGAAGGCAACGGCGATGTGTGTGGGCTGCTGTTCCTTGATCAGGTTGATCAGCATGGACGTGAAGCCGTGGATGGCGTTGGTGTGCTGCCCGTTGGCAGTGGAAAACTTGTCGGCAGGCAGGGCGAAAAAGGCGCGGAAAGCCATGGAGTGGCCGTCCAGCACCAGCAGCCGCGGCTGGCCCGTCATGGGGACAACGGGGGCGGCAGTTGCTGACACCGATCCGCCGGCCTCCGCCGGGCCCTTCTCCTGAACTGCATCGTCCTCTATTGCAATGTCCTGAAGGGCGGTTGAGCCCTGCGGGGCGTTGTGGTCCTGGAGGACGTCGGACGGGAAGGGGGCCGGTTTGGTTGTTTCACTCACAGGTGCCAGCCTAGTTGCCATGATGGACAATTTCACGCCCGGCCCCTACGCGGGGGAGCTTACTGCCGCTGGAGTCCCGGAGCACCTGCACCGCTGGCTTGGCCAATTCGGGATTGGCGCACTGGTGGTGAAAATGGGCATCCATTTCCTGGAGATGAGCCCTGAGCGGACGGTGGCCACCATGCCGGTGGAGGGCAACACCCAGGTGGCCGGAATGCTTCACGGCGGCGCGCACGTGGTGCTGGCGGAAACGCTCGGATCATTTTCGGCAGGCATGCACGCAGGGCCCGGCCGCCATGCCGTTGGCATTGAGGTCAGTGCCACCCACCATCGTTCCATCTCCGGCGGGACGGTAACAGGTACCTGTACGGCCATCCACTTGGGCCGAACGCTTGCTACGCACGAGATCGTTATGACGGATGAGCAGGGCCGGCGGCTGTCCACGGCCCGCATCACCAACATGATCCGGGACAACGCCGCCCCCGCGCAGGATTAGGCCGGGCGCCAGGAGGTGGTGGTGCGCCTTAGGGGCCGTCTGCCTTGCCGTTGCCGTTCAGCAGGTACCGCAACTCAATGATGCCGCTCCCCATGGCGCGGGATGCAGTCAACTCAAGCGGCGGCGTCGGGCCTGACAGTGGCAAGAGGCGCTTGCCGTTACCCAGGACCACCGGGATCACCGAGAGGATGAGTTCATCCAGCAGGCCGGCCTCGGCAAACTGGGCAGCGAGGTCTCCGCCGCCCACCAACCAGATGTTCCGGCTTCCGGCGTCCGCCGTGAAGTCCGCCATAAACTCGCTGACGTCCCCGCGCACGAACGTGATGTCCGCGCCCGCAGGTGCTGTGTGCTCATGCCGGGTGAAGACGTAGCAGGGTGTGCCCGGGTACGGCCAGTTGCCCGGCTCGTGCTTCATGAGCCAGGCGTAGGTGCCGCCGCCCATCACAATGCAGCCCACGCCTGCCATAAAGGCTTCGTAGCTTTCCATGCCGCCTTCGAAGCCGTCGAACTGCAGGAGCCAGCCAAGGTCGTCGGTGGGGGTGGCAATGAATCCGTCGAGGGATGCGGCTACGAAATACTGGATCCGTGACATGCCACAAGACTAGCGACCGGCCCCGCACTGGCCAATGGCTGGTGCGCCTGCAAAGCGGCGGAACCGGCTGGCGTGCGGTTCCCCCAGGGGCTAGCGGGAGAAGTAGGGAATGATCAGGTAGAGCCCGACGAGCACTGCCAGCCCGCACAGGCCGAAGCACACATAGGCAAGGGACCTTTTGAGGCCCGGCGAGGCCTGCTGGGCGTCACCGGCAATGGCGGTGAGCCGAACGCCGAGGGAGTAGAGGACCACCACAGTTACTGCGGCAACCAGGGTGGCACCGGCCACGGTCAGCAGTTCCAACCACTTCATCGCTGGGCATCCTTCGTTGTGGTGGCTTCGGCCTCTGCCTCAGCCGGAGGTTCTGTGGTGGCCGCGGCTTCCGCCTCGGCTTTCGACTTGGCTTTCGCTTTGGCCTTCGCCTTGGCATCTGCGCGGGCGCGGGCCATAGCCTTCTTCTTGGCGAAGCGGACGGCCTGGCCGGCTTCCTCAACTTCGACAGCGTTGTGGTGGCCCACGGCGGACTTTCGCGAGTAGAAGAACATAAAGAGCACCGCTGCCGTGCCGGCGATGGCGGCAATCAGTACGCCCACCACCCCGGTCTTGACGAGCAGCGCTGTGAGCGCGCCGACGATCCCGGCAGCGGGAAGGGTAAAGAGCCAGCCGAGGGCGATCTTGCCCACCATGTTCCAGCGGACCGTGGTTCCCCTGCGGCCCATGCCGGAGCCGATCACGGAGCCGGACGCAACCTGGGTGGTGGAAAGGGCAAAACCCAGGTGCGAGGACGCGAGGATGGCGGAAGCGGTGCTGGTTTCTGCGGCGAAGCCCTGCGCGGGCTTGACCTCAGTGAGGCCCGAACCCATGGTCCGGATGATGCGCCAACCGCCGGCGTAGGTGCCGATGGCGATGGCAAGGGCGCAGGCTGCGATCACCCAGAGCTGGGGGCCGGAGCCGGGGGTCTGGGTGCCGGCGGCAATAAGCACCAGCGTGATGATACCCATCGTCTTCTGGGCATCGTTCGTGCCGTGGGCCAGGGCCACCAGGCTGGAGGTGAAGATTTGTCCCGTGCGGAAGCCGCCGCGCTTCTGCGTCAGCTTGGTCCCCGTTTCGGGGTCCTGGCGGGCCGTCAGTGCGTAAGCCAGGCGGGTGCAGACGTAGGCAACAGCTCCTGCGATGACCGGAGCGAAGATTGCCGGCAGGATCACCTTCTGCAGCAGGGTCTCAAGATTGATGGAGTTGAACCCGATGCCGGCGATGGCCGCGCCGATCAGGCCGCCGAACAGCGCATGGGATGAACTCGACGGCAGGCCCTTCAGCCAGGTGATCATGTTCCACAGGATGGCCCCCATCAGGCCCGCGAAGATGATATCCGGCGTGATCTGCACACCATCGGAGCCTTCACGGATGATCCCGCCGGAGACCGTTTTCGCCACCTCCGTGGAAAGGAAGGCTCCCACCAGGTTCAGGATTGCTGCGAGGGTCACGGCTGTCTTCGGCTTGATCGCACCGGTTGCAATGGGCGTGGCCATGGCATTCGCGGTGTCGTGGAAACCGTTCGTGAAGTCGAAAAATAGTGCCAGTGCGATGACCAGCGCCACCATAAAGGTGATATCCACCTGTTGCCCAATCTGCAGAGTCGACGTTCAGCAGTTTCTTTCCCCCGGCTGCCTTGCACAGCATAATTCACCAGCTGTTCGCTTGGAATGACCTGCGGCGTTAAGTCAGCCGGCGTGAAACCTTATCGATCGTACGCGTCCGGGGCAGGAGGTCAAAACAAAGGCCGACCGAGGAAGGAACGCAGCGCATCCAGTTCCGACGGCGAAATCCCGCGCCGGGGATCCGGTGAAACAGCCAGCAGCCTGTGACCCAAAATCCGGACCCAGGCCTGGGCTTCGGCCTCATAGGCGAGCTGGTCGTCCACCCAGGCGACGGCGTCGGGCGAGGTTCGTTCCACATCGTCCTGGATGGCGTCGAGCTTCCACCAGCCGGGACCGCTTCCGGCCCCTTCGGCGGTCAGGTGCGGCCAACGGGCGCCGTTCAGGCCAATCGCCGGACAGAGGTATTGGGGGGCGAGCTCCTCCCAGCTGGTCAGCCAGACGCACCGCAGTTCCGCCGTGGCAGCCAGGCTGTTCAGTCCCGCCACTAGTTCGGGCGCGAACGCCACCGGCAGGAGGCCGGCATCTGCATGCCGCCATGCCGTTCCCCACCCGTTGCTCCCTGCCGCACCAAACGGACAGAGGACGCCGTCCACGTCGAGATACAGCGTGCGTAGGGCCATGGTTCCTCGCCGGGATCTTAGCGGTGCTGCGGGTCCCAGGGCCGCACGGCGGGCTCGATCATGGGCGAGATCTTGTCCTCCAGGGCTGCCAGGGCGACATCCGGCAACACAATGAGCCCGTCCAGTTCACGGCGCGCCCGCTTGTAGGCCGCCTGCCGTTCGGCCGGGGTTGCGGCATGGTCCTCTGCGATCTTGAGCAGCTGCCGGGCGGTGGCCAGCCGCTCACGTTCCGGCCCCGTGAACTTGCTGTCTTTGAGGCGTCTGGCCTCCCGCTCAGCGACGTCCAGGGCCACACTGAAATCGTCAACGGCTTTCCGGTACGCCTCAACCCGGGAAGGAGCAGTCATGTCCGCCGCTGAAGGGGGCCTGAGGCCGTCGGCTTCCCGTTTGGCGCGCAGAAACGCGACGGTGAGCGGCTCACGGACATCAGTCATCAGTGGAAAGTCAATGAGCTTGCCCACATCGAGCTCGTACTCCAGCCAGCGTTTGTTGGTGGCACCGTGGGCGGCCATCAGCGATTCGACGTCAGCCACGGAGGCTTTCTCCGCCGCATGCACCTGGTTCCGGAGCTTATAAAGCTCCACTTTCCGCTGGTGCCGCCGGTCGCCGGCCTTGCGCCACGAATTTGCCCAGTGGCCGGCGAGGGCGCTCATGGGAAAAACAAGCCACCATTTGTCCGAGAGGAAATCGAAGAGGGACTCCACGCGTCCATCGTCGCACTGCGTGGCGTCCCTCCTCAAGGAAACAGGGCCGGGCCTGCCCGGCCGCCGGGTTACGAGGCCCCGGCTGCCTGCTGGTTGTTGACGTTCACAAGCCAGGACACCCCGTACTTGTCGGTGCACATGCCGAAGATGTCACCCCAGGGTGCCTGCTCCATGGGGACTGTCACGGTGCCGCCCCCGCCGCTGAGCTTGTCGTAGTAACCTCGCAGTTCTCCCTCATCTTCACCGCTGAGGGAAATGGAGATGGACGAGCCCGGACTGAACTCCATGCTGTTCGGGGTGTCGGCACCCATCAGTACCAGGCCCTGCGTGGTGGTCAGCATCCCGTGCATGATTTTTTCGGCTTCAGCCGGGTCCTCGCTGGCTTGAAACTCACCAAACGTGCTGAGCGTCAGCTCGCCGCCGAAAACGGACTGGTAGAAGTTCATGGCCTCCCGCGCGTTCTCGCGGAAGCTGAGGTAGGGGTTGAGTGTGGTGGGCATGGCTGGATCTCCTTGAGTTTGAACTGAAAGGAATGGAACCAGACAACATCCTGCCGCACCAGGCAGGCCTCTGGGTAGGGGCAGGACTGCCCCCCTTTGGCCGAATTCAGGGAACGAAGCGGTATCCGATTCCGGGTTCGGTCAGCAGGTGGCGGGGATTGCCGGGGTCGGCTTCAAGTTTCCTGCGCAGCTGCGCCATGTAGACCCGCAGATAGTTGGCTTCCTTCTGATAGGCAGGCCCCCAGGCGTGCGCCAGCAGTTGCTGCTGTGTGACGAGGCTTTTCGGATTCCGCACCAGGATTTCGAGGATGTTCCACTCAGTGGGCGTGAGCCGCACAGCGTTTCCGTCGCGAAGCACCTGCCGGTGAACGAGGTCCACTGAAAATCCGGACGATGCCACCACCGGGGCTGACTCCGGACCAGGTATCCGCCGCATGAGGGCCCGAAGCCGTGCCAGGAGCTCGTCCAGTCCGAACGGCTTGGTGATGTAATCATCGGCACCGGCGTCCAGCGCTCCCACCTTGTCCGATGAGCCGTGCCGCGCCGACAGGACCAGCACCGGGACGGAACTCCAACGGCGAAGATTGCCAAGGACGTCTGCGCCGTCCATGTCCGGCAGTCCGAGGTCCAGGACTACAATATCGGGTACGTTGTGGCCTGCAGCGGCGAGGGCAGACGCTCCGTCCTCCGCGACAGCAACGTCATAGCCATGCGCCGCCAGCGTGATGCGCAGCGCCTTCAGCAAGTGGGGGTCGTCATCAACCACGAGGATTTTCGCACCCTGGTGCGGCGCGGCCTCCTGCTCCGTGGGCTCATGCCGTGCGGCCTTCTGGAGTCCGTCCTTCTGGTGTCCGGGTCCTGCCGGGGACGGTCCTGTCACGTCCGCACCGTCCCAGCGCCTGGAACCGTCTCTGCATTCGGGGCATTGCTGCCGCTGCCGGGGCTGCCGGTGGAAAGCGGCAGCCGGATAATCATCGTCAGCCCTCCCCCTGGAGTCCCCTCGGCCGTAAGGGTCCCCCGCATGGCCTGGACGAAGCCTTGGGCTACGGCCAGTCCGAGGCCCAGGCCGCTGGCCTGGGGCAGGTCGTCAAGCCGCTGGAACGGCCTGAACATGTCAAGCACCTTCCGCTCGGGTACGCCCGGACCATGATCAACGATGCGCAGTTCGCCGCAGGGATGCCCCTCAGGGGTCACACCACCCAGCCCGTCCGCCGTCGTGGTTATCGACACTCCCGAACCCGGGGCATGCTTGAGTGCGTTCTCAAGGATGTTGGCAATGACCCGTTCCAGCAGCCCGCGGTCCGCTTCCACCGGGGGAAGGTTGGCCGGCAGCGCCACCGCCACGGCACCCTCCGGAAGCCCGCGCAAGGCCGCATCAATTGCCTCGCTCCACCTGACCGGGCCCAGCAGCGGCTCCACCGAACGGGCGGTGATCCGCGACATGTCCAGCAGGTTCCCCACCAGCGAATCGAGCCGGTCACTGCACGCATCTATGGTCTCCAGCAGCTCCCGCTGCTCAACCGGCGTATAGGCAACGCCATGTTGCAGGAGCCCGCCGGCCGCGAGTTTGATTCCGGCCAGCGGGGTACGCAGGTCGTGTGAGACGGCCTGCAGGATGGCCGTGCGCATGGTGTTGCCTTCTGCAAGGCGCAGGATTTCGTGCCGGCTGGCCTCCAGCTGCCGGCGTTCCAGTTGGGCTTTGACATGGACCGCGAAGGCGCCGAGCAGCCTCCGCCCCGCCGCTGGCACCTCCCTGCCGAACAGGACCAGCCACGTCACAGGGTCCACCTGGACGGTAGTGGTGCCCGGAAGGCCGCGGAGGTCCTGGGCTCCGTCCTGCCAGCCGGAAATATCACCGGCTCCCGCCAGGAGGAGCGGCGTGCGCCCGGATTCCTGACCCTTCGGATCCCGATGCCCGGCCGCGGGGAGGTTGCTGACGACGGCTGCCCCGGAGGCACCGAAGGCATCGAGGGCTTCAGCGAGCAGGCCGTGGAGGGTGTCCTCGGACCGGGATGCCCCCAAGGCGAGATCACCCAGGGTGGCGGCTTCGGCTTGCGCCCGGGACGCTTCCTTTGAACGCCGGGCTGATCCATCCACCACGCCGGCCACCGCCACCGAGACGCCGACAAATACCGCCAGCGAGAGCAGATCCTGGGGGTCGTGGATGGCGAGGTCGCCTAGGGGCGGAGTGGAAAAGTAGTTCACCAGCAGGCTGCTCCAGAGAGCACCCGCAACCGCCGGCCACAATCCGCCCACCAGGGCCACGGCCACGGCGCCCGTCAGCTGAATAAGCACTGCGGTAGCCACACTGTGCTCGAACATGGCCAGGAGGAGCTGCAACAAAGGCGGAAGAACCGCGGCGAGGGCAAACCCGAACCCCGTCCGCGCCCGGCCCAGTTCCGGCCGCCTCCCCCGGCTGCCGGAGTACCGGACCAGTGGCACCACCTGGACGTCAATGTCCGCCGCCTCCCGCACCACTTTGGTGTCCACGCCCAGGCTGAAGGGGGCCCGGACCCGGTGACGGCGGGACTGGCCCACCAGGATGTGGGAGGCCCCTGCAGAGCGGGCGAATTCCACGAGGGCGGCGGCGGCATCGGATGCCGATACCGTGTGATAGCTGCCACCCAGGTCTGCGACCAGGCGGCGCTGGGCTTCGAGTGCCTGCGGGGACTCCCCCCGGGTCCCGGCCGGGGTGCGCACGTGGACGGCGAGCAGTTCACCGCCAACGCCCCGGTGGAGAAGCCTCGCGGCGCGGCGCACCAGGAGTTCCCCGTCGTCGTCGCCCTGGAGGCCCACGACGATCCGTTCCATAGCCATGCGCCACATTCTGCCACCCTGTCCGGCCCCCGGGTGCCGCGCGCTCCGCCCGCATTGCATGCAGCGGGCGCTTCAATGGTGCGGCGGCACGGCGCGGGAACGTAGGCTCGGGTACATGGCCAGATACTTTGACGTTCATCCGCAGGATCCGCAGCCCCGGGCCATCGCCCAGGCAGTACGCATGGTGCTCGACGGCGGGCTGATCGCCTATCCCACGGACTCCTGCTACGCGTTGGGGGCCCAGCTGGGCAACAAGGACGCCCTGGACCGGATCAGGAGCATCCGCAGCCTGGACGACAAGCACCATTTCACCCTGGTCTGCAAGGATTTCGCCCAGCTGGGGCAGTTCGTGAACATTGGCAACGACGTCTTCCGCAGCATCAAATCCGTGACGCCCGGGAGCTACACCTTTATCCTGCCGGCCACCAAAGAGGTTCCGCGGCGGCTCCTGCACCCCAAAAAGAAAACAGTAGGAGTCAGGATCCCGGACAACAGGGTGGTGCAGGCGCTGCTGGCTGAACTCGGTGAGCCCCTGCTTTCAAGCACGCTGCTGCTGCCGGACGAGGAAGACCCGCTGACCCAGGGTTGGGAGATCAAGGAGCGGCTGGACCACTTGGTGGACGCGGTGATCGATGCCGGCGACTGCGGGGCTGAGCCCACCACCGTTGTGGATTTCTCCAGTGGTCTGGCTGAGGTGGTCCGGCGCGGTACCGGAGACCCCGCACGCTTCGAATAGGCCGTCAGTCCTGCTTCCGGGCGCGGCTGGGCTGCACCCGGGGCGGCTCGCCGGGCATTTTGGGGTAATCCGGCGGGAATGGCATCTCCTCGAGCCCGGCCTTAAGGTCCCGCTCCCACCACTTGAGAAGCGTGTCGATGGTGCCCGATGTGCTGTGCATGTCCGCCCACGGGTCGCCCACGGTTTTGAGCCGGTCCGGCACGGTCAGGATGGTGAAGTCCTTCGGGTCAGCGGTCTCCAGCTCGTCCCAGGTGATCGGGCAGGAGACCGAAGCGTGCGGCAGCGCACGCGGGCTGTAGGCGCCGGCGATGGTGCGGTCACGGTTGGCCTGGTTGAAGTCCAGGAAGACCCGCTTCCCCCGTTCTTCCTTCCACCACGCGGTGGTGACCTGCTCCGGCATCCGGCG harbors:
- a CDS encoding hotdog fold thioesterase, whose amino-acid sequence is MMDNFTPGPYAGELTAAGVPEHLHRWLGQFGIGALVVKMGIHFLEMSPERTVATMPVEGNTQVAGMLHGGAHVVLAETLGSFSAGMHAGPGRHAVGIEVSATHHRSISGGTVTGTCTAIHLGRTLATHEIVMTDEQGRRLSTARITNMIRDNAAPAQD
- a CDS encoding dihydrofolate reductase family protein, whose amino-acid sequence is MSRIQYFVAASLDGFIATPTDDLGWLLQFDGFEGGMESYEAFMAGVGCIVMGGGTYAWLMKHEPGNWPYPGTPCYVFTRHEHTAPAGADITFVRGDVSEFMADFTADAGSRNIWLVGGGDLAAQFAEAGLLDELILSVIPVVLGNGKRLLPLSGPTPPLELTASRAMGSGIIELRYLLNGNGKADGP
- a CDS encoding inorganic phosphate transporter, giving the protein MDITFMVALVIALALFFDFTNGFHDTANAMATPIATGAIKPKTAVTLAAILNLVGAFLSTEVAKTVSGGIIREGSDGVQITPDIIFAGLMGAILWNMITWLKGLPSSSSHALFGGLIGAAIAGIGFNSINLETLLQKVILPAIFAPVIAGAVAYVCTRLAYALTARQDPETGTKLTQKRGGFRTGQIFTSSLVALAHGTNDAQKTMGIITLVLIAAGTQTPGSGPQLWVIAACALAIAIGTYAGGWRIIRTMGSGLTEVKPAQGFAAETSTASAILASSHLGFALSTTQVASGSVIGSGMGRRGTTVRWNMVGKIALGWLFTLPAAGIVGALTALLVKTGVVGVLIAAIAGTAAVLFMFFYSRKSAVGHHNAVEVEEAGQAVRFAKKKAMARARADAKAKAKAKAKSKAEAEAAATTEPPAEAEAEATTTKDAQR
- a CDS encoding HAD domain-containing protein; this translates as MALRTLYLDVDGVLCPFGAAGSNGWGTAWRHADAGLLPVAFAPELVAGLNSLAATAELRCVWLTSWEELAPQYLCPAIGLNGARWPHLTAEGAGSGPGWWKLDAIQDDVERTSPDAVAWVDDQLAYEAEAQAWVRILGHRLLAVSPDPRRGISPSELDALRSFLGRPLF
- a CDS encoding VOC family protein — encoded protein: MPTTLNPYLSFRENAREAMNFYQSVFGGELTLSTFGEFQASEDPAEAEKIMHGMLTTTQGLVLMGADTPNSMEFSPGSSISISLSGEDEGELRGYYDKLSGGGGTVTVPMEQAPWGDIFGMCTDKYGVSWLVNVNNQQAAGAS
- a CDS encoding response regulator, with translation MLVVDDDPHLLKALRITLAAHGYDVAVAEDGASALAAAGHNVPDIVVLDLGLPDMDGADVLGNLRRWSSVPVLVLSARHGSSDKVGALDAGADDYITKPFGLDELLARLRALMRRIPGPESAPVVASSGFSVDLVHRQVLRDGNAVRLTPTEWNILEILVRNPKSLVTQQQLLAHAWGPAYQKEANYLRVYMAQLRRKLEADPGNPRHLLTEPGIGYRFVP
- a CDS encoding DUF4118 domain-containing protein, encoding MAMERIVVGLQGDDDGELLVRRAARLLHRGVGGELLAVHVRTPAGTRGESPQALEAQRRLVADLGGSYHTVSASDAAAALVEFARSAGASHILVGQSRRHRVRAPFSLGVDTKVVREAADIDVQVVPLVRYSGSRGRRPELGRARTGFGFALAAVLPPLLQLLLAMFEHSVATAVLIQLTGAVAVALVGGLWPAVAGALWSSLLVNYFSTPPLGDLAIHDPQDLLSLAVFVGVSVAVAGVVDGSARRSKEASRAQAEAATLGDLALGASRSEDTLHGLLAEALDAFGASGAAVVSNLPAAGHRDPKGQESGRTPLLLAGAGDISGWQDGAQDLRGLPGTTTVQVDPVTWLVLFGREVPAAGRRLLGAFAVHVKAQLERRQLEASRHEILRLAEGNTMRTAILQAVSHDLRTPLAGIKLAAGGLLQHGVAYTPVEQRELLETIDACSDRLDSLVGNLLDMSRITARSVEPLLGPVRWSEAIDAALRGLPEGAVAVALPANLPPVEADRGLLERVIANILENALKHAPGSGVSITTTADGLGGVTPEGHPCGELRIVDHGPGVPERKVLDMFRPFQRLDDLPQASGLGLGLAVAQGFVQAMRGTLTAEGTPGGGLTMIIRLPLSTGSPGSGSNAPNAETVPGAGTVRT
- a CDS encoding L-threonylcarbamoyladenylate synthase gives rise to the protein MARYFDVHPQDPQPRAIAQAVRMVLDGGLIAYPTDSCYALGAQLGNKDALDRIRSIRSLDDKHHFTLVCKDFAQLGQFVNIGNDVFRSIKSVTPGSYTFILPATKEVPRRLLHPKKKTVGVRIPDNRVVQALLAELGEPLLSSTLLLPDEEDPLTQGWEIKERLDHLVDAVIDAGDCGAEPTTVVDFSSGLAEVVRRGTGDPARFE